A genomic window from Lotus japonicus ecotype B-129 chromosome 1, LjGifu_v1.2 includes:
- the LOC130713477 gene encoding uncharacterized protein LOC130713477 — translation MEELRQQVDSFNLSEGVTDTWLWSKEEGGFYTVKSAYYLLQGGEGTPTGSVFQKLWTVKAPSNAISLAWKLLLNGIQSKDNLRRRGILNTVVEVSCSFCSLAEESASHIFFNCTISWKIWSQVYAWLGIHTALPSNGSSHFLQSQAGCFGKDRMQGVSTIWLATIGYIWSLHNKIIFREGQIETSTALEVIQYRSWIWLKSKIKGFTFSIYEWSVNPLWCLGTL, via the coding sequence ATGGAAGAATTGAGGCAACAGGTCGATAGCTTCAATCTCTCAGAAGGAGTAACAGATACTTGGTTATGGTCTAAGGAAGAAGGTGGTTTCTACACGGTTAAATCTGCCTACTACCTCCTCCAAGGGGGAGAAGGGACCCCAACAGGTAGTGTATTTCAGAAATTATGGACCGTGAAAGCACCCTCAAATGCTATTTCCCTAGCTTGGAAACTCCTCCTGAATGGCATCCAATCTAAGGATAATCTTAGGAGAAGGGGCATTTTAAATACTGTTGTTGAAGTTTCCTGCTCCTTTTGCTCCCTGGCTGAGGAATCTGCATCTCACATTTTCTTTAACTGTACTATCTCGTGGAAAATCTGGTCTCAAGTTTATGCTTGGCTTGGCATTCACACAGCTTTACCAAGTAATGGTAGTTCTCACTTTCTCCAAAGCCAAGCTGGCTGTTTTGGCAAGGATAGAATGCAGGGAGTGAGCACTATTTGGCTGGCCACAATTGGGTACATATGGTCTCTGCACAACAAGATAATATTTAGGGAAGGCCAAATTGAAACTTCTACAGCTCTGGAAGTGATTCAATACCGTTCGTGGATTTGGCTCAAATCTAAGATCAAAGGCTTTACATTCTCAATATATGAATGGTCTGTCAACCCACTGTGGTGCTTGGGAACTCTTTAA
- the LOC130728118 gene encoding protein PIN-LIKES 6 → MAETMGRFLLALQNQGGSGGESLLGSIKIAVLPIVKVFTMCFLGFLMASKYVNILPASGRKLLNGLVFTLLLPCLIFSQLGQAVTLQKMLDWWFIPVNVVLGSVSASIIGFLVASIVRPPYPFFKFTIVHIGIGNIGNVPLVLIAALCRDQNNPFGDSNKCSTDGTAYISYGQWVGAIILYTYVYNMLAPPPEGTFDIDPQSIPIKCTTKSDGSPEQDPLLTQEEGGYLTGPNASRKWKMKDCLRFLYEKLKLKQILQPPIIASILAMVLGAVPFLKSLIFTPDAPLFFFTDSCMILGEAMIPCILLALGGNLIDGPGSSKLGLRTTAAIVFARLVLVPPVGLGIVMLADKLGFLPPDDKMFRFVLLLQHSMPTSVLSGAVANLRGCGKEAAGVLFWVHIFAIISMAGWIVLFLNILF, encoded by the exons ATGGCAGAAACGATGGGGAGGTTTCTGTTGGCTTTGCAAAATCAGGGGGGTTCAGGAGGAGAATCTTTGTTGGGGAGTATCAAAATTGCAGTTTTGCCTATAGTTAAAGTGTTCACCATGTGTTTCTTGGGGTTTCTTATGGCTTCAAAGTATGTTAACATTTTGCCTGCTTCTGGAAGGAAGCTCTTGAATGGG CTGGTGTTTACACTCTTGTTACCCTGCTTGATATTCTCCCAGCTGGGACAAGCTGTTACCTTGCAGAAGATGCTTGACTG gtgGTTCATTCCTGTTAATGTTGTTCTTGGTTCCGTATCAGCCTCAATCATTGGTTTTCTTGTTGCCTCCATCGTCCGTCCCCCATACCCTTTCTTCAAGTTTACGATTGTGCATATTGGAATCG GGAATATTGGGAATGTGCCGCTTGTCCTGATTGCTGCTTTATGTCGAGACCAAAACAATCCCTTTGGAGACTCAAATAAATGTAGTACAGATGGAACTGCCTATATATCATATGGCCAGTGG GTCGGTGCTATCATCCTATACACCTATGTATATAATATGTTGGCGCCTCCTCCAGAAGGCACCTTTGACATTGATCCTCAAAGTATTCCCATAAAGTGTACTACAAAGAGTGATGGTTCACCTGAACAAGATCCATTACTTACTCAGGAGGAGGGGGGCTATTTAACAGGTCCGAATGCTTCAAGGAAGTGGAAG ATGAAAGATTGCTTAAGATTCCTATATGAGAAGTTGAAGCTTAAGCAAATTCTTCAACCCCCTATTATTGCATCA ATTCTAGCCATGGTTCTTGGTGCAGTCCCATTTTTGAAGAGTCTGATCTTTACTCCTGATGCTCCACTATTCTTCTTCACTGACAGTTGCATGATTCTTGG GGAGGCCATGATTCCTTGCATTCTGTTGGCATTGGGAGGCAACCTTATTGATG GACCTGGAAGTTCCAAACTTGGCCTTCGAACAACTGCTGCTATTGTTTTTGCGCGGTTAGTTTTAGTGCCTCCAGTTGGACTTGGCATCGTAATGTTGGCTGACAAGCTTGGCTTTCTGCCCCCGGATGATAAGATGTTCCGATTTGTCCTTCTCCTTCAGCATTCAATGCCAACATCTGTCCTTTCAG GTGCTGTTGCTAATTTAAGAGGGTGTGGAAAGGAAGCAGCTGGTGTTCTATTCTGGGTTCATATCTTTGCTATAATCTCCATGGCTGGATGGATTGTTctatttcttaacatactcttCTGA
- the LOC130713488 gene encoding uncharacterized protein LOC130713488: MVRSHSKITVAAAIFATNYSSTTTPPAQHHPQPTPQSPPPLPLLPPPQPPDRHHHPPSPPSPPLPSASLLVPPLYPPTPFPLSLLLSPQPPLPSMTAITTSTVATTTIIAISTATTTLQHHQFHKAMKESNLTMGIALLKNRPQDVGIRIRSIRAREDSLDYSDESLSMIV; the protein is encoded by the exons ATGGTTCGATCACATTCGAAGATCACTGTCGCTGCTGCCATTTTTGCTACTAACTACTCATCTACAACTACGCCACCAG CACAACATCACCCACAACCAACACCACAATCACCGCCTCCACTACCTCTGCTACCACCACCGCAGCCACCTGATCgacaccaccaccctccatcaccGCCATCTCCCCCATTGCCATCAGCATCGCTGTTAGTGCCACCACTCTACCCTCCAACACCTTTTCCACTGTCATTGTTGCTATCTCCACAACCACCACTACCCTCCATGACTGCCATCACCACCTCCACTGTTGCCACCACTACTATCATTGCCatctccaccgccaccaccaccctccaacaTCACCAGTTTCATAAGGCTATGAAGGAATCTAACCTGACCATGGGCATTGCTCTTCTGAAGAATAGGCCCCAGGACGTCGGCATAAGGATACGATCTATCCGGGCACGAGAGGATAGTTTGGATTACTCTGATGAATCACTTTCAATGATCGTTTGA
- the LOC130713469 gene encoding anamorsin homolog translates to MDEFVSKREERGPLVRPSAAVRGNLRVKSSTVDLAILFYQSKDVGIFPLLVEIFRMLKPGATLVVRKAPMFIAISPDQLVTDQMISDLEPKLLLAGFTEIQRSQSTAPSNTILSGFNAKKPSWKVGPSSLALKKEVKSSPKVQIDVDSDLVDEDSLLTQDLKKLQLPAGDCEIGSTCKNCTCVRAEEEEKVLKFGSTAEQLNNPQSACDSVCILFFFCNTMFVYAFYICSLRAHFCSPSLEQFGVW, encoded by the exons ATGGATGAATTTGTGAGTAAAAGGGAAGAGCGTGGTCCTTTAGTGCGGCCATCTGCAGCAGTGAGGGGCAACTTGCGAGTCAAGTCTTCCACTGTGGATTTGGCCATTCTATTCTATCAGTCAAAGGATGTTGGAATCTTCCCACTCCTTGTAGAAATTTTTAGAATGTTGAAACCAGGTGCTACACTTGTTGTTCGCAAGGCCCCTATGTTTATAGCTATATCACCTGATCAGCTCGTAACTGATCAGATGATATCTGATCTTGAGCCCAAGTTATTGTTAGCAGGGTTTACAGAGATACAACGTTCTCAATCAACTGCTCCATCTAACACCATACTTTCTGGG TTCAATGCTAAAAAGCCTTCATGGAAAGTTGGTCCATCATCTCTTGCATTAAAGAAGGAGGTGAAGAGTTCACCTAAAGTGCAAATTGATGTTGATTCGGATCTGGTAGATGAAGATAGTCTTTTGACCCAAGATCTAAAGAAACTTCAGCTGCCAGCCG GTGATTGTGAAATTGGGAGTACCTGCAAAAATTGCACTTGTGTGAGggctgaagaagaggaaaaagtaTTGAAGTTCGGATCGACAGCAGAACAGCTCAATAATCCTCAATCAGCTTGTGACAGtgtatgtattttatttttcttttgcaataCAATGTTTGTTTATGCTTTCTACATTTGTTCATTAAGAGCTCATTTCTGCTCTCCCTCTCTTGAGCAATTTGGTGTCTG GTAG
- the LOC130728117 gene encoding uncharacterized protein LOC130728117: protein MSSWSISQLHGEADSVHVAVCSLCQKVLSPDNEMTGDLANRGVCGDCKFLLLEDVGNLTVAQSSQRRVRGRFRHDSSESVENISSQQLPYMVNTMRQNQSTASSDDDQFVDGDAPAWSLQYGSTHTTPSGSSRWRQFLSDSDSEGFDNWSSVYRAPHGETDSFSFSAYGGESDISVDRHSFVGTGILDLPDEGNQFDSDSDIDPMHAGLSQWISDDMEDNEEEEDEDGEEVEDEEEEDEDREWGLAEDDEAEVTARLQIFLTSDSSESRSNTNWEQRFNSTESVGIFTQVIRDTWQALEDAHLPHGANFGDYLDTRRFEDLLEHLAENDSSRRGAPPAAVSFVNNLPRIVIGKEHEKHGELVCAICKDVLAPGTEVNQLPCSHLYHPSCILPWLSARNSCPLCRYELPTDDKDYEEGKQNSDAGNVIHVTQLDDDVMDDSSSDVSVVLEVSEEYGNTLQQREVVSVSSSNNSAIRGGRGRWLFLAAAPIVSLVGMVLVMWLGSNSHIEVSRHLSGQNQHAVHVHASPNQRESRSKRWWWPF, encoded by the coding sequence ATGTCGTCTTGGTCTATTTCGCAGCTTCATGGGGAGGCTGATTCTGTCCATGTAGCAGTGTGTTCTCTTTGCCAAAAGGTCCTATCGCCTGATAATGAGATGACCGGTGATCTTGCGAACCGTGGTGTATGTGGCGATTGTAAATTTTTGTTGCTTGAAGATGTTGGGAATCTTACGGTTGCTCAAAGCTCTCAGAGGAGGGTTAGAGGGAGGTTTAGACATGACAGTTCTGAATCTGTTGAGAACATTTCATCACAACAGCTCCCCTATATGGTTAATACTATGAGGCAAAATCAATCAACTGCGTCTTCAGATGATGATCAATTTGTAGATGGTGACGCCCCAGCTTGGTCGTTGCAGTATGGTAGTACACATACTACCCCTAGTGGGTCTAGCCGTTGGAGGCAGTTTCTCTCtgatagtgacagtgaaggttTTGATAATTGGAGTTCTGTATATAGGGCTCCCCATGGCGAGACTGATTCTTTCTCTTTCAGTGCTTATGGAGGTGAATCAGATATCTCTGTGGATAGACATAGTTTTGTAGGCACTGGAATTCTTGATTTACCAGATGAGGGAAATCAGTTTGATAGTGACTCTGACATAGATCCAATGCATGCTGGTCTCAGTCAATGGATCTCGGATGATATGGAAGAcaatgaggaagaagaggatgaagatggagaggaggttgaggatgaggaggaggaggatgaagatAGGGAATGGGGACTAGCTGAGGATGATGAAGCTGAAGTCACAGCTCGCCTTCAAATTTTCTTAACATCAGATTCAAGTGAGAGCAGGAGCAACACTAACTGGGAACAGAGGTTTAATTCTACTGAATCTGTGGGAATTTTTACCCAGGTTATCAGGGATACCTGGCAAGCTTTGGAGGATGCTCATTTACCTCATGGTGCAAACTTTGGGGATTATCTTGATACAAGACGCTTCGAAGATCTGCTTGAGCATCTTGCTGAAAATGACAGCTCAAGACGAGGAGCACCTCCTGCTGCTGTGTCTTTCGTGAACAATCTGCCCCGTATAGTAATTGGCAAGGAACATGAGAAGCATGGTGAACTAGTTTGTGCCATTTGCAAGGATGTTTTGGCCCCTGGCACTGAAGTAAATCAGCTTCCTTGCTCTCACCTTTATCACCCCTCTTGCATTTTGCCATGGTTGAGTGCACGAAATTCATGCCCTCTTTGTCGATATGAGCTTCCAACTGATGATAAGGATTATGAGGAGGGAAAGCAGAACAGTGATGCTGGAAATGTGATCCATGTAACGCAGCTTGATGATGATGTGATGGATGATAGTTCCTCCGATGTTTCTGTTGTACTTGAAGTGAGTGAAGAGTATGGTAATACTCTACAACAGAGAGAAGTTGTGAGTGTGAGTTCTTCCAATAATTCTGCTATAAGAGGTGGTAGAGGAAGATGGCTTTTCCTTGCTGCAGCTCCAATTGTTAGTCTAGTTGGCATGGTTCTTGTCATGTGGTTAGGTAGCAATTCACATATTGAAGTGAGTAGACACTTATCTGGGCAAAATCAGCATGCGGTTCATGTTCATGCCTCCCCAAACCAGAGGGAGAGTAGAAGCAAAAGATGGTGGTGGCCTTTCTAA